The nucleotide window CGAACACCAGTGCCATGTTAAACATGAGTGATTTGAAATACACTTTGGATTCCCTGACAAAAAACAGGAATACAGAAATTGTTTCCTTCTCTGAAAACAGTGTTTCAAGACTAGGAACATTGATTGACAACAAAGCCCCTGTTCCTGCAAAGAAAAAACATGTGGGCAAAAATTTATTGTCACTCCTGGACAACAAGAAAAGATTAGAAGTCCTTAGTGCGGCAAGTAGTACTGTAGAAAGTATGCTCTACTCTATTGATGCCACAAAAACAGAACTGGACTTTAAAAAGAAAACCATCAACAGCCACATTATAGCTTTGAACGAAAAATTTGTGATTGTTTATGCCTGTTTCCTTATGTTTTTCATTGGAGCCCCTTTGGGAGCTATCATCCGTAAAGGAGGGCTTGGTTTACCAATCGTATTTGCCGTAATGATCTTTATATCGTTCCATTTCATCAATACTTTTGGAAAAAGGATTTCGCAAGAAGACGGTTTACATCCGTTTCTTGGAGCCTGGATGGCGTCAATGATCCTGACACCATTAGCAGTTTTACTGACGTTTCGTGCCACCAACGACATTGGTTTAATCAATATCGACGTAATACTGGAACCTATTCAAAAGGTATTTCAAAAAATTATACACAAAATATTTCCATCTCTAAATAAAGAATAAGATGTCAACCCAGAAAATACAACTCAACACTATTGAAGAAGCTATCGAAGATATTCGCCAAGGTAAAGTAATCATTGTTGTTGATGATGAAGACCGCGAAAACGAAGGTGATTTTTTGGCTGCCGCCGAAAAGGTAACACCCGAAATGATCAACTTTATGGCAACTCATGGACGTGGTTTAATATGCGCCCCACTAACCGAAAGCCGTTGTAAAGAGCTTGACTTACGCTCCATGGTAACCAACAATACCGATCACATGGAAACTGCTTTTACAGTTTCAGTTGATTTAAAAGGATTCGGCGTTTCCACCGGAATATCTGCAGCCGACCGTTCAAAAACCGTACACGCTTTAGTTGACGGCAATACAAAACCACATGATTTAGCACGCCCTGGACACATTTTTCCTTTAATTGCTAAACAAGGAGGCGTTTTAAGAAGAACAGGCCATACCGAAGCCGCAATTGACTTTGCACGATTGGCAGGTTTTAAATCGGCTGGTGTTATCTGCGAAATTTTAAATGAAGACGGAACTATGTCCCGCCTGCCGGAACTTGTAGAAGTCGCTAAGAAATTCAACTTGAAATTGGTTTCTATCGAAGACTTGGTTGCTTACAGAATGCAACACGATAGCCTGATTGTTAAGAAAGAAGATTTTGATATTGAAACCCGCTTTGGTACTTTCAGACTTAGAGCTTACGAACAAACGACAAATAAACAGATTCATATTGCTTTAACAAAAGGAACCTGGAATTTAGGAGAACCTATCTTAACCAGAATCCATTCTTCTCAGGTGAATAACGACCTTTTAGGAACATTAACTAATAATGTTGATCAGCAACTGGACAATATGTTCCAAATTATTAATGATAATGGTAAAGGAGCTGTAATATTCATTAATCAGGATATGACTGCTGTAAATTTACTGAATCGCATCAATGAGTTGAAGTCTCTCCAAGCCAATGGTACCATGAAAGCTCCAAAAGTTGTTATTGACACTAAAGATTATGGTATTGGTGCCCAAATATTACATGATATTGATATTTCTAAAATACGATTAGTATCCAATACAGAACAAGGAAAGCGTGTCGGAATGATTGGGTACGGGCTAGAAATCACAGAATATGTAAAGTATTAATATGGGGACTTTAGAAGAAAGAATCAAAAACGCTGAGACACATATTTTTAAAGCTGTTTTCCCTAGTACGACTAATCATTATGAAACTTTATTTGGGGGAACAGCATTGCATCTAATGGATGAAGTTGCTTTTATTTGTGCGACCCGTTTTAGCAGAAAAAAAGTAGTTACAATTTCTACCGGTCAAATTGACTTTAAAAAACCGATTCCGGCTGGAACTTTAATCGAATTAGTTGCAAAAGTAGATAGTGTTGGAAGAACAAGCTGCAAAATTCATGTTGACATTTTTATGGAGCAAATGTATTCCATGCTTCGCGAAACAGTAGTTTCAGGAACTTTTTCGTTTGTTGCTGTTGATGAAAACAAAAAGCCAACACCTATTCTGGGCGATTTGCAATAGATTTTTTTAAGAACTCATTTTCGGAAATACTGATAATTAGACACTTGAAAATTATCTGAAAAAAGTTTCAAAAAAACTCAAAAAAAAGTTTTGATAACCGAAAAACCGTCTTATATTTGCACTCGCAATCAGGAAATGAGAGCAATATACTGGAGAAATGGCAGAGTGGTCGATTGCGGCAGTCTTGAAAACTGTTGACTGTAACAGGTCCGGGGGTTCGAATCCCTCTTTCTCCGCTGAAAGCACCTCAATGAGGTGCTTTTTACATTTTAACACTTTCCTTACTTTACAAAATCCTATATTTTACAGCACTTACGAGTCGTTTTGATTTAAATCATGAAATGTGGTCATTTTCATTTTATACTTTAAATCTTATGCGACAAGTACCCTATTTGGTACCCTATAGTTTTAGGTATCTACACAGCAGATGACGAAGATCTGGCACTGACGCTAAACGCCAAAAAGAAAAAAATAAAGCGTAGTGATTTTGTAGCAGCATTTACAACCTTAAATTTAGATGTAAAACAACAAGATAATATATTCAATAAAATGGAAAAGGCCAAAGACAAATGGCTCGATCTAATTGACAAAAGTTTTTTGAGCGAAGATTTTAAACTAGCCTATAAAGAATTAATTGCAGAACGATTTTCTAGATTAAATCCGAATCAATAAGATATAAAGTTAAAAACAGATTCAGATCTATAGAATGCTTTACAAAAGGCTAACAAGTTTACAAACTCATATTGCATATCGCGATTTGCAATATGTACTGAGTATTGAGATTTATTTCTTAACTCTATGTGATGGCTAAGTTAGCATATCCAGTAATGTTGTCCAAACCAATATAGGTTCCGGCATACGGAAATCCTTTGGCTTTTGTCCAAGAAATATCATCGGCTGCATATTTAGTGAGATTTTTGCCGTTTTCTTCCGAAGTTTTTCCTTCGTAAGTGCTTTTTATAATTTCTAGATTTGTCATTGTTTTTTTATTTAATGAACAACTTGACAATGCCACAAGCATCGCCAAGCTGCATACAATAGAATTTACCATTTCATTTCTCCAGTGTTTACTTTTGCGCCTATTTGTAAGGCAGTTTCAAAAGTAAGTGTTGGATATTTTGCTTTTATGGCTGTGATTAATGATTCTGAAGTCTTGTTGGTTTTCAACGCTTCTTCGTAGAATTGAATATAATTTTTGGTATGGTTTACGGCCGAAATATCAAAAGGAGAATTGTTATTGGCATGAGCAGGAATTACAATTTCAGGATGCAGGGCGGTGATTTTGTCCAAAACTGCGATCCAGCTTTTGCGTGCCTCTGGCGTTTGTGCATCGGCCATCCAAAGGTTGAAAGTAGTTCCAAAAACATTGATTCCGCCAACGACTGCTTTGATAGAAGGAATCCAAACAAAAGTTTTATTCGAAAAATCTTCCAAACCAATGATTTCTAATTTTTGACCTTCTAAATCAATACTGTTTCCTTTTAAAACCTGAGGCAAAATAGCGTTTGAAGTAATGTTTTTGCCTAATCGTTCGCCCCAAACTTCTAATTTTTTTTGAGCCGTGGCTTTGATGTGTTCTACTGTGGCCGGAGAAGCATAGGCGGTAACTTCCGGAAAATATTTTTTGAACACTTCCAATCCGAAGTAGAAATCAGGATCACCGTGAGAAACGTAAATAGTGGTCAGTTTTTTACCACTCGCTTTAATTTCTTGCGCTACTTTTTCGGCATCCGCCAAAGTGAATTGTGCGTCAATCAAAACGACATCAGTTTTTCCTGAAATGATTATCGAGGCTACACCAAAACTGTTTTCTGATGCATTGTAAACTTGAATTTTTAAATCTTTAGCTTCAATTGTTTTGAAACTTTGTGCCTGTGTTTCCATATTAAATAAAATTAAAATTGTTAAAAATACTGTTGAGATACTTTTTTTCATTTTTTGTGTTCTTATAAATTAACACCGCAAAGATGAAAAGGTATGTAGCCTCAAAACATTAAACTAGTTTAAATAATTAAAAGGAAATTCCTATTTTTTGGAGGCTATTTTCTTTCGAATGTTACTCAAAAAAACATTGGTAATACCTAAATAAGCAGCTACCTGAATATTAGAAAGACGTTGAACAAGTTGGGGGTATTTTTCATTAAATTCTATATAACGGGATTCAGCCGTTTTACTCAGGTTGTCAATCATCCTGCGTTGAAGGGCCACATGCGTTTTTTGGGTCATTACCCGAAATAGTTTTTCTATTTTGGGCAAATTAGCATAGGCAAATTCTTTGTCTTTTTTAGAAATTAAAAGTACTTCGCTGTCTTCGAGAGCTTCTATAAAAAGTTGCGATGGTGTTTCGGTGGTGAAACTGTCAATATCTGTAATCCACCAATTTTCTGTGGCAAAATAGAGCACTTGTTCAAAACCATTTTGATCAATATGATAGACCCGAAAAAGCCCCTTGTTGACAAAACCTTCGAATTTGCAAACTTCACCTTCTCGCAACAAAAAACTTTTTTTAGTAATTGTTTTTTGCTCAAATAAACGGCAAAACACCTCTGTTTCATTTTCTGAAAGAGAAATATGTGCTGCAATATTTTTTTTAAGAAGTTCAGTCATATTTTTCCATTGAAAACATAAATGTAATCAATTTAAATTTTGAAACTCATTTTAGATTCACTTAGAAATTGATTGAAAAGCAAAACGAATCTTGATTTGTAAGGTTCATTTCCTTAAAATAAATTGCAACAGGGTATCAACCTGTTG belongs to Flavobacterium aquiphilum and includes:
- the ribB gene encoding 3,4-dihydroxy-2-butanone-4-phosphate synthase; translation: MSTQKIQLNTIEEAIEDIRQGKVIIVVDDEDRENEGDFLAAAEKVTPEMINFMATHGRGLICAPLTESRCKELDLRSMVTNNTDHMETAFTVSVDLKGFGVSTGISAADRSKTVHALVDGNTKPHDLARPGHIFPLIAKQGGVLRRTGHTEAAIDFARLAGFKSAGVICEILNEDGTMSRLPELVEVAKKFNLKLVSIEDLVAYRMQHDSLIVKKEDFDIETRFGTFRLRAYEQTTNKQIHIALTKGTWNLGEPILTRIHSSQVNNDLLGTLTNNVDQQLDNMFQIINDNGKGAVIFINQDMTAVNLLNRINELKSLQANGTMKAPKVVIDTKDYGIGAQILHDIDISKIRLVSNTEQGKRVGMIGYGLEITEYVKY
- a CDS encoding acyl-CoA thioesterase: MGTLEERIKNAETHIFKAVFPSTTNHYETLFGGTALHLMDEVAFICATRFSRKKVVTISTGQIDFKKPIPAGTLIELVAKVDSVGRTSCKIHVDIFMEQMYSMLRETVVSGTFSFVAVDENKKPTPILGDLQ
- a CDS encoding MBL fold metallo-hydrolase; this translates as METQAQSFKTIEAKDLKIQVYNASENSFGVASIIISGKTDVVLIDAQFTLADAEKVAQEIKASGKKLTTIYVSHGDPDFYFGLEVFKKYFPEVTAYASPATVEHIKATAQKKLEVWGERLGKNITSNAILPQVLKGNSIDLEGQKLEIIGLEDFSNKTFVWIPSIKAVVGGINVFGTTFNLWMADAQTPEARKSWIAVLDKITALHPEIVIPAHANNNSPFDISAVNHTKNYIQFYEEALKTNKTSESLITAIKAKYPTLTFETALQIGAKVNTGEMKW
- a CDS encoding Crp/Fnr family transcriptional regulator, encoding MTELLKKNIAAHISLSENETEVFCRLFEQKTITKKSFLLREGEVCKFEGFVNKGLFRVYHIDQNGFEQVLYFATENWWITDIDSFTTETPSQLFIEALEDSEVLLISKKDKEFAYANLPKIEKLFRVMTQKTHVALQRRMIDNLSKTAESRYIEFNEKYPQLVQRLSNIQVAAYLGITNVFLSNIRKKIASKK